One Janthinobacterium sp. TB1-E2 genomic region harbors:
- the tssJ gene encoding type VI secretion system lipoprotein TssJ, producing MPFDALVRPARATALLLMALLLAGCAGGAIGTLASAALQMAGVAKPPPELPDAQKPPRNVSIRLHAAQRLNTDADGRPLALVARIYKLRQSAAFEQAPYDSFLDSQREKAALGADLMEVKEVLLVPGQRYEVQEKVSKEAYFIGVVALFRAPAAQHWRATFAAADAERGGITVGLHACALSISGVAALSAPRCQ from the coding sequence ATGCCATTTGACGCCCTGGTCCGCCCGGCCCGCGCCACCGCGCTACTGCTGATGGCCTTGCTGCTGGCCGGCTGTGCGGGCGGCGCCATCGGTACACTGGCCAGCGCGGCGCTGCAAATGGCCGGCGTGGCCAAGCCGCCGCCGGAACTGCCCGACGCGCAAAAGCCGCCGCGCAATGTCAGCATCCGCCTGCATGCGGCGCAGCGCCTGAACACGGATGCCGACGGCCGGCCGCTGGCGCTGGTGGCGCGCATCTACAAGCTGCGCCAGAGCGCCGCCTTCGAACAGGCGCCGTACGACAGCTTCCTCGACTCGCAGCGCGAAAAGGCCGCGCTGGGCGCCGACCTGATGGAAGTGAAGGAAGTGCTGCTGGTGCCGGGCCAGCGCTACGAAGTACAGGAAAAAGTCAGCAAGGAAGCGTATTTCATCGGCGTCGTGGCCCTGTTCCGCGCGCCGGCCGCGCAGCACTGGCGCGCCACCTTTGCCGCCGCCGATGCGGAACGCGGCGGCATCACCGTCGGCCTGCACGCCTGCGCGCTCAGCATCAGCGGGGTAGCCGCGCTGTCGGCCCCGCGCTGCCAGTAA
- a CDS encoding tetratricopeptide repeat protein: MKPATMLPRIACLASALLLAACATPDQPAPQKPAAPTLAQVMSEADAAARAGQYERAMTLLQRGGASYPADKAPWLQMAQMKFDRGQYGDAIGHALEALERDPDDKVANSIVAVSGLRLSGKALADLSRQNNLNGSLRSEAQDLAKLLRASIGEDVLVPPAKRPLAAGKRAATSGSGSAAAKGAAAPGSTADPFSGLK; encoded by the coding sequence ATGAAGCCAGCCACGATGTTGCCCCGTATTGCCTGCCTCGCCAGCGCCTTGCTGCTGGCCGCCTGTGCCACGCCAGACCAGCCGGCGCCCCAAAAACCTGCCGCGCCGACCCTGGCGCAAGTGATGAGCGAGGCCGATGCGGCTGCGCGCGCCGGCCAGTACGAACGCGCCATGACCCTGCTTCAGCGCGGCGGGGCCAGCTACCCGGCTGACAAGGCGCCGTGGCTGCAAATGGCGCAGATGAAGTTCGACCGCGGCCAGTACGGCGATGCCATCGGCCATGCGCTCGAAGCGCTGGAGCGCGACCCGGACGACAAGGTGGCCAACAGCATCGTCGCCGTCAGCGGCTTGCGCCTGTCCGGCAAGGCGCTGGCCGACCTGTCGCGGCAAAACAATCTGAATGGCTCGCTGCGTTCGGAAGCGCAGGACCTGGCCAAGCTGCTGCGCGCGAGCATCGGCGAAGACGTGCTGGTGCCGCCGGCCAAACGTCCGCTGGCGGCCGGCAAGCGCGCAGCCACATCCGGCTCCGGCTCGGCGGCGGCGAAGGGCGCGGCGGCGCCAGGCAGCACGGCCGACCCGTTCAGCGGCCTGAAATAA
- the tssH gene encoding type VI secretion system ATPase TssH gives MSTNLKTLIAKLNDTARTAATRAAAICVGLGQYEVDIEHLFLALLEQERSDFVTIARRSEISLTALEADLRREIGGFRTGSARTPVFSPHLPLLFEHAWLIASLDTAQPGPIRSRHLLLALLTEPELSQLAYRGSKLFARFSVEQLKHHPDKLTAGSDEESAAVPRLADTGDDPVAALASKTPALDQFTTDLTQLARDGKLDPVIGREAEIRQAVDILLRRRQNNPILTGEAGVGKTAVVEGLALRIAAGDVPEVLQGAHIHALDMGLLQAGASVKGEFESRLKNVIDEVTKSPHPIILFIDEAHTMIGAGGQAGQNDAANLLKPALARGALRTIAATTWSEYKKYFEKDAALARRFQVVKVEEPSEDIACAMLRAMAPLMERHFGIRVRDAAIVEAVRLSHRYISGRQLPDKAISVLDTACAKVALGQCATPAQLENAHRRQERIGAEIAALSREAADGEVPDKAGAARLTQLRREHEEGQTQITALGQRWESEKAMVAQIGDLRAQLRGERPGEVAAARLLALKEELAALQGEAPLSPLEVDAQVVAGIVAGWTGIPLGKMLKDEIRTVLTLDGALRERVLGQDHVIAAVAQRVRTARASLDDPNKPQAVFLFTGPSGTGKTETALALADLLYGGERKLITINMSEYQEAHSVAGLKGSPPGYVGYGEGGVLTEAVRRQPYSVVLLDEAEKAHPDVLELFFQVFDKGVLDDAEGREVDFRNTIIIATSNLGSGAMMAACLNRVAQDLPTPAALEELLRPQLVAHFKPALLGRLKVLPFYPLNDAVLAEIIHLKLARIGQRIARNHQAQFSHDAGLVDAVLARCTEVDSGARNVDQILNGSLLPAIAEAVLARMAEGEPVASIRISANKQGQFKYTIR, from the coding sequence ATGAGCACTAATTTGAAAACCCTGATCGCCAAACTCAATGACACGGCGCGCACGGCCGCCACCCGCGCCGCCGCCATCTGCGTGGGACTGGGCCAGTATGAAGTCGATATCGAGCATCTGTTCCTGGCGCTGCTGGAACAGGAGCGCAGCGATTTCGTCACCATCGCGCGGCGCAGCGAAATCAGCCTGACGGCGCTGGAAGCGGACCTGCGCCGCGAGATCGGCGGCTTCAGGACGGGCAGCGCGCGCACGCCCGTGTTCTCTCCCCATCTGCCCTTGCTGTTCGAGCATGCCTGGCTGATCGCTTCGCTCGATACGGCGCAGCCAGGCCCCATCCGCAGCCGCCACCTGTTATTGGCGCTGCTGACGGAGCCGGAACTGTCGCAGCTCGCATACCGCGGCTCGAAGCTGTTCGCCCGTTTCAGCGTGGAGCAGCTGAAACACCATCCGGACAAACTGACGGCCGGCTCCGATGAGGAAAGCGCGGCAGTGCCGCGGCTTGCCGACACAGGTGACGATCCTGTTGCGGCCCTGGCCAGCAAAACCCCGGCGCTGGACCAGTTCACCACCGACCTGACACAGTTGGCGCGCGACGGCAAGCTCGATCCCGTGATCGGCCGCGAGGCGGAAATACGCCAGGCCGTCGATATCCTGCTGCGCCGGCGCCAGAACAATCCGATACTCACGGGCGAGGCGGGCGTGGGCAAGACGGCCGTGGTGGAAGGCCTGGCCTTGCGCATCGCTGCAGGCGACGTGCCCGAGGTGCTGCAGGGCGCGCACATCCACGCGCTCGACATGGGCTTGCTGCAGGCCGGCGCCAGCGTGAAGGGTGAATTCGAAAGCCGTTTGAAGAATGTCATCGACGAGGTGACGAAAAGCCCGCACCCGATCATCCTCTTCATCGACGAGGCGCACACGATGATCGGCGCCGGTGGCCAGGCGGGGCAGAACGACGCGGCCAATCTGCTGAAACCGGCGCTGGCGCGCGGCGCCTTGCGCACCATCGCCGCCACCACCTGGAGCGAGTACAAAAAATATTTTGAAAAGGATGCGGCGCTGGCGCGGCGCTTCCAGGTGGTGAAGGTGGAAGAACCGAGCGAGGACATCGCCTGCGCCATGCTACGCGCCATGGCACCGCTGATGGAGCGCCATTTCGGCATCCGCGTGCGCGACGCCGCCATCGTCGAGGCGGTGCGCCTGTCGCACCGCTACATCAGCGGGCGCCAGCTGCCCGACAAGGCCATCAGTGTGCTCGATACGGCCTGCGCCAAGGTGGCGCTGGGCCAGTGCGCCACGCCGGCGCAACTGGAGAACGCGCACCGGCGCCAGGAACGCATCGGCGCGGAAATCGCCGCCTTGAGCCGCGAGGCGGCCGATGGCGAAGTGCCCGATAAAGCCGGTGCCGCGCGCCTGACGCAGCTGCGGCGCGAGCATGAAGAAGGACAGACGCAGATCACGGCGCTGGGGCAGCGCTGGGAGAGTGAAAAGGCGATGGTGGCGCAGATCGGCGACTTGCGCGCGCAGCTGCGCGGCGAGCGGCCGGGCGAGGTCGCCGCGGCGCGCCTGCTGGCGCTGAAGGAAGAACTGGCGGCGCTGCAGGGAGAAGCGCCGCTGTCGCCGCTGGAAGTCGATGCGCAGGTGGTGGCCGGCATCGTCGCCGGCTGGACCGGCATCCCGCTGGGGAAAATGCTCAAGGACGAGATCCGCACGGTGCTGACCCTCGATGGGGCGCTGCGCGAACGGGTGCTGGGGCAGGACCACGTCATCGCGGCGGTGGCGCAGCGCGTGCGCACGGCGCGCGCCAGCCTGGACGACCCGAACAAGCCGCAAGCCGTGTTCCTGTTCACGGGGCCGTCCGGCACGGGCAAGACGGAAACGGCGCTGGCGCTGGCCGACCTGCTGTATGGCGGCGAGCGCAAGCTCATTACCATCAACATGAGCGAATACCAGGAAGCGCACAGCGTGGCCGGCCTGAAAGGCTCGCCGCCCGGCTATGTCGGCTATGGCGAAGGCGGCGTGCTGACGGAAGCCGTGCGGCGCCAGCCCTACAGCGTGGTGCTGCTCGATGAAGCGGAAAAAGCGCACCCCGACGTGCTGGAGCTGTTCTTTCAGGTCTTCGACAAGGGCGTGCTCGATGATGCGGAAGGGCGCGAAGTCGATTTTCGCAACACCATCATCATCGCCACCTCGAACCTGGGGTCGGGCGCCATGATGGCCGCCTGCCTGAACCGGGTCGCGCAGGACTTGCCCACGCCGGCCGCGCTGGAAGAACTGTTGCGCCCGCAACTGGTCGCGCATTTCAAGCCAGCCTTGCTGGGACGGTTGAAGGTGCTGCCGTTCTATCCCCTCAACGACGCGGTGCTGGCCGAGATCATCCACCTGAAGCTGGCGCGCATCGGGCAGCGCATCGCGCGCAACCATCAGGCGCAGTTCAGCCATGACGCGGGTCTGGTCGACGCCGTGCTGGCGCGCTGCACCGAGGTCGATTCGGGCGCGCGCAATGTCGACCAGATCCTCAATGGCAGCCTGCTGCCGGCGATCGCCGAAGCGGTGCTGGCGCGCATGGCCGAAGGCGAGCCGGTCGCGTCGATACGCATCAGCGCGAACAAGCAGGGGCAGTTCAAGTACACGATCCGATAA
- the tssC gene encoding type VI secretion system contractile sheath large subunit yields MSAQAEALAVSAANAPAATDLLDQIVEQSRVAKSGAEHARARDLISELVAQVLDGTVLMSSSLSATLDGRVAEIDRLISAQLSEIMHAAPFQQLEQSWTGLRYLVGNSDTGTRLQIRMFNATKRELVKDFQAALEFDQSSMFKKVYEEEFGTFGGAPFAALLGDFAISRQPEDIYFVEQMSHVAAAAHAPFIASAAPELFGLESYGDLGKPRDLAKVFDTIEYAKWKAFRESEDARYVGLTLPRFLGRLPFNPVDGTTVEGFNFVEEVDGSDHHKYLWCNAAYAFGCKLTSAFADYGWCAAIRGVEGGGLVDDLPTHTFKTDEGDVALKCPAEVAITDRREKELSDLGFISLVHCKNTAYAAFFGAQSAQKSRKYNSDAANANAVLSSQLQYIFAVSRIAHYMKAMMRDKIGSFAAASNVEDFLNRWLMQYVLLDDNASQEQKAQFPLREASVQVHEVPGRPGVYRAVSFLRPHFQLDELSVSLRLVAELPKSTNS; encoded by the coding sequence ATGAGTGCCCAGGCAGAAGCCCTTGCAGTATCGGCCGCCAATGCGCCGGCCGCCACCGACTTGCTGGACCAGATCGTCGAGCAAAGCCGCGTCGCCAAGTCCGGCGCCGAACATGCGCGCGCGCGTGACCTGATCTCCGAGCTGGTGGCGCAGGTGCTCGATGGCACGGTGCTGATGTCCAGCAGCCTGTCGGCGACGCTGGACGGGCGCGTGGCGGAGATCGACCGCCTGATCTCGGCCCAGCTCAGCGAAATCATGCACGCGGCGCCGTTCCAGCAGCTCGAGCAAAGCTGGACGGGATTGCGCTACCTGGTCGGCAATTCAGATACGGGCACGCGTTTGCAGATCCGCATGTTCAACGCCACCAAGCGCGAACTGGTGAAGGATTTCCAGGCCGCGCTGGAGTTCGACCAGAGCAGCATGTTCAAGAAGGTGTATGAAGAGGAATTCGGTACCTTCGGCGGTGCGCCATTCGCCGCGCTGCTGGGCGACTTCGCCATTTCGCGCCAGCCGGAAGATATCTATTTTGTCGAGCAGATGTCGCACGTCGCCGCCGCCGCGCATGCGCCGTTCATCGCCTCGGCCGCACCGGAGCTGTTTGGCCTGGAAAGCTACGGCGACCTGGGCAAGCCGCGCGACCTGGCCAAGGTGTTCGACACCATTGAGTACGCGAAATGGAAAGCCTTCCGCGAATCCGAGGATGCGCGTTACGTCGGCCTGACCTTGCCCCGCTTCCTGGGCCGGCTGCCGTTCAATCCCGTCGATGGCACCACGGTCGAAGGTTTTAATTTTGTCGAGGAAGTCGACGGCAGCGACCATCACAAATACCTGTGGTGTAACGCCGCGTATGCGTTCGGCTGCAAGCTGACGAGCGCCTTTGCCGACTACGGCTGGTGCGCCGCCATCCGCGGCGTGGAGGGCGGCGGCCTGGTGGACGACCTGCCGACCCACACCTTCAAGACGGACGAGGGCGACGTGGCCTTGAAATGCCCGGCCGAAGTGGCGATCACCGACCGCCGTGAAAAGGAATTGTCGGACCTGGGCTTCATCTCGCTGGTGCACTGCAAGAACACGGCATATGCGGCGTTTTTCGGCGCACAGTCGGCGCAGAAAAGCCGCAAGTACAACAGCGACGCGGCCAATGCGAACGCGGTGCTGTCGTCGCAGCTGCAGTACATCTTCGCCGTCTCGCGCATCGCCCACTACATGAAAGCCATGATGCGCGACAAGATCGGCAGCTTTGCCGCTGCCTCCAACGTGGAAGATTTTTTGAACCGCTGGCTGATGCAGTACGTGCTGCTCGACGATAACGCCAGCCAGGAACAGAAGGCGCAGTTCCCGCTGCGCGAGGCGTCCGTGCAGGTGCACGAAGTGCCGGGCCGGCCCGGCGTGTACCGCGCCGTGTCGTTCCTGCGGCCGCACTTCCAGCTCGATGAATTATCCGTTTCGCTCCGACTGGTCGCGGAGTTGCCGAAGTCGACCAATTCCTGA
- the icmH gene encoding type IVB secretion system protein IcmH/DotU codes for MSQLIERRAAPSLLGQRGSAPGGTASRHAGSALLDLMHEGFYMLFMLKHGSAPGDEQSFMDRITAFLDDFEREAKKIRADGDDIEAAKYAFCAAVDEIILASPFALRKQWERRPLQLLIFGDQLAGEHFFDRLDALRGKGAMRVQALQVFHMCLLLGFQGKYAIDGGEKLSYLTARLGDEIAHIKGKSRGFAPRAERPDQVVNKRGSDVPLWALSSFFALLAICAYLGLKTHLTRGTQTSLAAYADLVKLAPRPAHLTITLP; via the coding sequence ATGAGCCAGCTCATCGAACGGCGCGCGGCGCCCTCCCTGCTGGGACAACGCGGTTCCGCCCCCGGCGGCACGGCCAGCCGGCATGCCGGCAGCGCCCTGCTGGACCTGATGCACGAAGGCTTTTATATGCTGTTCATGCTGAAGCACGGCTCGGCGCCTGGCGACGAGCAAAGCTTCATGGACCGCATCACGGCCTTCCTCGACGACTTCGAGCGCGAAGCGAAAAAAATCCGCGCCGATGGCGACGATATCGAGGCGGCCAAGTATGCGTTCTGCGCGGCCGTCGATGAAATCATCCTGGCCTCGCCTTTCGCCCTGCGCAAACAGTGGGAGCGGCGCCCGCTGCAGCTGCTGATCTTTGGCGACCAGCTGGCCGGCGAACACTTCTTCGACCGCCTCGACGCCCTGCGCGGCAAGGGCGCCATGCGCGTGCAGGCGCTGCAGGTCTTCCACATGTGTTTATTGCTGGGATTCCAGGGTAAATATGCGATCGACGGCGGCGAAAAACTCAGCTACCTGACAGCGCGCCTGGGCGACGAGATCGCCCACATCAAGGGCAAGAGCCGTGGCTTCGCGCCGCGCGCGGAACGCCCCGACCAGGTGGTCAACAAGCGTGGCAGCGACGTGCCGCTGTGGGCGCTGTCGAGCTTTTTCGCCCTGCTGGCCATCTGCGCCTACCTGGGCCTGAAAACGCATCTGACGCGCGGCACGCAAACGAGCCTGGCCGCGTATGCGGATCTGGTCAAGCTGGCGCCACGCCCGGCACACCTGACCATCACCCTGCCCTGA
- a CDS encoding OmpA family protein — translation MKSYAIFLLLAAAVPCRAQAQVPQTPMPGQILVTGTLADEAAKAAVLARLRELYGAERVVDQIAIGNVAVPANWNAYVHKLIAPNLKLISRGQITVDGNNVSVRGEVANEAQRQQIASDIATSLNPTYIVNNGLRVKAAEAEQGLLDAALDKRIIEFDSGKATITSAGLAILDEMAAVMLKLRGRKVEVIGHTDDTGLRASNVALSQARAEAVRAYLASKGVAADSVLVSGQGPDRPVASNATADGRARNRRIEFRIAQ, via the coding sequence ATGAAATCGTATGCCATTTTCCTGCTGCTTGCCGCGGCAGTTCCCTGCCGCGCGCAAGCGCAAGTACCCCAGACGCCGATGCCGGGCCAGATCCTTGTCACGGGTACCCTGGCCGACGAGGCGGCCAAGGCGGCCGTGCTGGCCCGTCTGCGCGAACTGTACGGCGCCGAGCGCGTGGTCGACCAGATCGCCATCGGCAACGTGGCCGTGCCGGCCAACTGGAACGCCTACGTGCACAAGCTGATCGCGCCGAACCTGAAGCTCATTTCACGGGGGCAGATCACCGTCGACGGCAACAACGTCAGCGTGCGCGGCGAAGTGGCGAACGAGGCGCAGCGCCAGCAGATCGCCAGCGACATCGCCACCAGCCTCAATCCCACCTACATCGTCAACAATGGCTTGCGGGTCAAGGCGGCCGAGGCCGAGCAGGGCTTGCTCGATGCGGCGCTCGATAAACGCATCATCGAATTCGACAGCGGCAAGGCCACCATCACCTCGGCCGGCCTGGCCATCCTCGACGAGATGGCGGCCGTCATGCTCAAGCTGCGCGGACGCAAGGTCGAGGTGATCGGCCACACGGACGACACGGGCCTGCGCGCCAGTAACGTGGCCCTGAGCCAGGCGCGCGCCGAAGCCGTGCGCGCCTACCTGGCCAGCAAGGGCGTCGCGGCCGATTCGGTGCTGGTGTCGGGCCAGGGGCCGGACCGCCCCGTGGCCAGCAACGCCACGGCCGATGGCCGGGCGAGAAACCGGCGCATCGAGTTCAGGATTGCGCAGTAG
- a CDS encoding Hcp family type VI secretion system effector: protein MAIDVYLQIDGIKGESTDDKHKDWIECKSVSWSVEQPKSATASTGGGHTAERCEHKDIVISKLADLASPVLLQTCSAGKTIPKARFEFMRADGQGERVKYFEIEIENVLIGAVTPNVEEGDILGEHVGFKFSKVKWKYTQQKVTGGAGGNTSGGWDLAANRVA, encoded by the coding sequence ATGGCAATCGATGTATATCTGCAGATAGACGGCATCAAGGGCGAGTCCACCGATGACAAGCACAAGGATTGGATCGAGTGCAAGTCGGTCAGCTGGAGCGTCGAACAGCCGAAGTCCGCCACCGCGTCGACGGGCGGCGGCCACACGGCCGAACGCTGCGAGCACAAGGACATCGTCATCTCCAAGCTGGCCGACCTGGCCTCGCCGGTGCTGCTGCAGACCTGCTCGGCCGGCAAGACCATCCCCAAGGCGCGCTTCGAATTCATGCGCGCCGACGGCCAGGGCGAGCGCGTCAAGTACTTTGAAATCGAAATCGAGAATGTGCTGATCGGCGCCGTCACGCCGAACGTGGAAGAGGGGGACATCCTCGGTGAACACGTCGGCTTCAAGTTCTCGAAAGTGAAGTGGAAATACACGCAGCAGAAAGTGACGGGTGGCGCCGGCGGCAATACCTCGGGCGGCTGGGACCTGGCCGCGAACCGCGTGGCTTGA
- the tssB gene encoding type VI secretion system contractile sheath small subunit: MPKSDSVQKRLQKIRAPRVQMTYDVEIGDAIENKELPFVVGVLGDFGGNPDSEKKRLKDRKFVSIDRDNFDEVLAGVEPVARFAVPNRLSDAGGTFAVDLHFRSMDDFRPESVVRQVDPLRKLLEARTKLADLRNKLAGNDKLEDLLTEVLNNTDSLAALKPQFPAQED; encoded by the coding sequence ATGCCCAAGTCCGATAGCGTGCAAAAACGCCTGCAGAAGATCCGCGCGCCGCGCGTGCAAATGACCTACGACGTCGAGATTGGCGACGCGATTGAAAACAAGGAGCTGCCCTTCGTGGTCGGCGTGCTCGGTGACTTTGGCGGCAATCCGGACAGCGAGAAAAAACGCCTGAAGGACCGCAAGTTCGTTTCCATCGACCGCGACAACTTCGATGAAGTGCTGGCCGGCGTGGAGCCGGTGGCCCGTTTCGCCGTGCCGAACCGCCTCAGCGACGCGGGCGGCACGTTCGCCGTCGACCTGCATTTCCGCTCGATGGATGACTTTCGCCCTGAATCGGTGGTGCGCCAGGTCGACCCCTTGCGCAAGCTGCTCGAAGCGCGCACCAAGCTGGCCGACCTGCGCAACAAGCTGGCTGGCAACGACAAGCTGGAAGATTTGCTGACGGAAGTGCTGAACAACACGGACAGCCTGGCCGCCCTGAAACCGCAGTTCCCAGCGCAGGAGGATTGA
- the tssK gene encoding type VI secretion system baseplate subunit TssK, producing MGMAAKVLWGEGLFLRPQHFQRQDQYHEARLHHTASALHPYLWGVAHMAWDLAALKTGTLRLQALSAIFRDGEVFESLGDGAPGSDTLPPPVDLEALPPAVQEVTYYAALPILNREGMNYTVQAATAGTPASTRFAHAMRATPDLFTESAVADVAYLKKTVRLIPDSEARGSYDCLPLIALRRTVSGGFEPVPSFMAPSLAIAGAPRLQGVLEHLLDALQAKVSALHGHHREPSRNVIEFRSGDVSSFWLLHTVSTAAAALMHYVRHPALHPERLYEALLGLAGGLLSYSKHYTLASLPAYDHAQPGACFDAIDAIIRELLDTVISSKYFSIALLEDKPSYYLGKLDSGKIDQHTTLYLAIRAAMPAIELVDVVPLRVKVGAPDDVEKCVLTAMPGLKLSHAPQVPAAIPVRPDTYYFAIENRGVLYEQMLKAQSISVYVPAGIRDLQLELIAVTA from the coding sequence ATGGGCATGGCAGCGAAAGTCTTGTGGGGAGAAGGCCTGTTCCTGCGGCCGCAGCATTTCCAGCGCCAGGATCAATATCACGAAGCGCGCCTGCATCATACGGCCAGCGCGCTGCATCCCTACCTGTGGGGTGTGGCGCACATGGCGTGGGACCTGGCGGCGCTGAAGACGGGCACCCTGCGCCTGCAAGCGCTGTCGGCGATCTTCCGCGACGGCGAAGTGTTCGAATCGCTGGGCGACGGCGCGCCCGGCAGCGATACCCTGCCCCCGCCCGTGGACCTGGAAGCGCTGCCGCCGGCCGTGCAGGAAGTGACGTATTACGCGGCGCTGCCCATCCTCAACCGCGAAGGCATGAATTACACGGTGCAGGCAGCAACGGCAGGCACGCCGGCCAGCACGCGCTTTGCGCACGCCATGCGCGCCACGCCCGACCTGTTTACGGAGTCCGCCGTGGCCGACGTGGCCTACCTGAAGAAAACCGTGCGCCTGATTCCCGACAGCGAAGCGCGCGGCTCCTACGACTGCCTGCCGCTGATCGCCCTGCGGCGCACGGTGTCGGGCGGCTTCGAACCCGTGCCCTCGTTCATGGCGCCCAGCCTGGCGATCGCCGGCGCGCCGCGCCTGCAGGGCGTGCTGGAACACCTGCTCGACGCCTTGCAGGCGAAAGTGAGCGCGCTGCACGGCCACCACCGCGAACCGAGCCGCAACGTGATCGAGTTCCGCTCGGGCGACGTGTCCTCGTTCTGGCTGCTGCACACGGTCAGCACGGCCGCCGCCGCCCTGATGCACTATGTGCGCCATCCGGCCCTGCATCCGGAGCGCCTGTACGAGGCGCTGCTGGGCCTGGCGGGCGGCCTGCTCAGCTACTCCAAGCATTACACCCTGGCCAGCCTGCCCGCCTACGACCACGCGCAGCCGGGCGCCTGCTTCGACGCCATCGACGCGATCATCCGCGAACTGCTCGACACCGTCATCTCGTCGAAGTATTTTTCCATCGCCCTGCTCGAGGACAAGCCGTCCTACTACCTGGGCAAGCTCGATTCGGGCAAGATCGACCAGCACACCACCTTGTACCTGGCGATTCGCGCCGCCATGCCCGCCATCGAACTGGTCGACGTGGTGCCGCTGCGCGTGAAAGTGGGCGCGCCCGACGACGTGGAAAAATGCGTGCTCACAGCCATGCCCGGCCTGAAGCTGTCGCATGCGCCGCAAGTGCCGGCCGCCATTCCCGTGCGCCCCGACACCTATTATTTTGCGATTGAAAACCGCGGCGTCCTGTATGAGCAGATGCTCAAGGCGCAGTCGATTTCCGTCTACGTGCCGGCCGGCATACGCGACCTGCAGCTGGAACTGATCGCGGTGACGGCATGA
- the tssE gene encoding type VI secretion system baseplate subunit TssE, giving the protein MDSYVPGLFDRLMGDGGAAAGGVAVRLSLEQLKDAVARDLEELLNTRVALPPGALDAYPECAASIVNYGLIDFAGMCLSSSDDRARICAALKAAIERHEPRLRNVRARLEREAGAINRVGFVISGTLAVKAGGETVNFDAVLQPSSLRYSINRKGAAA; this is encoded by the coding sequence ATGGACAGTTATGTACCTGGCCTGTTCGACCGCCTGATGGGCGACGGCGGCGCGGCGGCGGGCGGCGTGGCGGTGCGCCTGTCGCTGGAACAATTGAAGGATGCGGTGGCGCGCGATCTGGAAGAGCTGCTCAACACGCGCGTGGCCCTGCCGCCCGGCGCGCTCGACGCCTATCCGGAATGCGCGGCCTCCATCGTCAACTATGGCCTGATCGATTTCGCCGGCATGTGCTTGTCCAGCAGCGATGACCGCGCCCGCATCTGCGCCGCGCTGAAGGCCGCCATCGAACGCCACGAACCGCGATTGCGCAATGTGCGCGCCCGCCTGGAACGCGAAGCGGGTGCCATCAACCGGGTCGGCTTCGTCATCAGCGGCACCCTGGCCGTGAAGGCTGGAGGCGAGACGGTCAATTTCGACGCCGTGCTGCAGCCATCGTCGCTGCGCTATTCGATCAACCGCAAGGGAGCCGCTGCATGA